The following nucleotide sequence is from uncultured Draconibacterium sp..
AGAAGTCTTCTCCTTGCTCTTTCACTAAAAATTCAATTCTTATTTTATACCATATAATGCGCCGTAATTTTCGCACGCTCTATAATCTGAGCCCTCTTTTTCTTCACCAAAAGAAGCCCATGCACTTGGACGGAAAATGTTATCTTCCGAAACATTGTGCATGCTAACCGGAATGCGTAACATGGATGCTAAAGTGATTAAATCGGCTCCAATGTGTCCGTAGCTTATTGCACCATGATTTGCTCCCCAGTTGGCCATTACTGAATAAACATCTTTAAAAGCACCCTGCCCTGTGGTTTTTGGAACAAACCAGGTAGTTGGCCAGGTCGGATTGGTACGTACATCAAGTACAGTGTGAATTTCATCGGGAAGTTCAACGGTCCAGCCCTCGGCAATTTGCAATACCGGCCCTATTCCTTTAACAAGATTTACGCGCGACATGGTAACTGGCATTTCACCCTCGGTTTTAAACTGCGATGAATAGCCTCCTCCACGGAAATAGCCACGCTCTGCCTGTGGCCATTTTGTATTATCCAAACATTTTTGAGCTTCTTCTTCTGTAATTTCCCAGAAAGGCTTCATAGCAGGTTCGCCTTCGGTATTGCGTTGTTGTGCCGTTGCATCGAGCGTAGTTGATCCGGAATTAATTAAGTGAATAATACCTCCTTCAGCCAATCCGCTAAGCTCTTTTCCTGTAACTCTTTTAACGGCATCGGGACTCCAGTATGTTCTAACATCCGAGAAAATTTGAGCTGTATTTGTTAACAAATGCCCAAACAACATTGGCACTGCATTTAAACTGTCATTCTCTGTTGCAAAAACAAATGCCTCACGAATTCCATTCCAGTCGAAGGATGAATTAAGAATAGCTTCAGTAAAATCGGCATTAGGTTTGTAATCGGTCCATTGTCTTTGACCTTGAAAACCACCACAAATGGCGTTTCTGCCTAAACCTTCTTCACGATAACCTTTGTCGATTAGTTTTTGATTACCGATCATCATATCACGGCAAATCAATGTCATTTTCACAACGGTTTCCCACTCTACTTGCTTTCTTGCATCATCAGCCTGATTTTCAGGAGCATTCGGATCTTCTCCTTCTTTACAGTTTGCTTTGGTCCATGCCAGGGCTTTCTGATACTCTTCCTCATCATAAATCCCCTCATCTATTCTTCGCAGAATTTCTACTGACTCAACAAATTCGGTGCGAATTCCAAGGTAATCCTGAAAAAAGTTAGAATCAACCATTGAACCGGCAATACCCATAGAGCTATATCCAATTGAAAGGTATGATTTACCTTTCATTTGTGCCACTGCAAGCGCAGACTTAACAAAGCGTAATAATTTTTCCTGAACATCAGCAGGAATACTTGTATCTCCTGCATCCTGTACATCGCGTCCGTAGATTCCAAAAGTTGGAAGACCTTTTTGTGTATATCCGGCTAATGCAGCAGCCAAATAAACTGCTCCCGGACGCTCCGTCCCATTAAATCCCCACACTGCTTTTGGAAGCAGCGGATCAGTATCCATTACTTCGGTTCCATAGCACCAGCAAGGTGTTACAGTTAATGAAACTCCAACCCCTTCTTTTTTAAATTTACTGGCACACATTGCAGCTTCAGCAACACCACCAATACATGTATCTGCAATCACACATTCTACCTTTTCGCCACTTGGAAAGCGCAGGTTGCTTTCAATAAAAGCAGCTGCAGCTTTTGCTAATTCCATTACCTGAACTTCAAGCGATTCGCGAACACCATTTTCTCGCCCGTCAATTACCGGACGGATACCTACTTTGGGTAAGTCACCTATAAGTCTGTTTGCCATTCTTAATTACGTTTTATTGATTGTTAATTTATTATTTAAATGATAATACAAAGGTGTATGAAAACAGTTATACGGGAAATGCCTAATTTTATTAATTTTGTATCTGTTTCTAATATACCGAATCATGAATCAGCAGAATAAGATGCCTCATACAGGTGATCCATCGAATGTTATACAGCATTTCCCGAAATACCAGATTCAACTATTATGTTGCCGTCACTGGTGGCTGGAAAAGTGGGAGTTTAAAGAATTATCATTCCCATACTGGCGAATCTACCATAACAGTTCAAGCGGGGCAGTAATTATATACAACGGAAAAGAATATCAACTTGCGTCAAACAAGGTAATTATGATACCACCGAATACTTCGTATGCCACCAGATTATATAATAATAGAATCCCAAAGGCTGGTTATTCGTTAAAGGGTGGTAGAGTAAATACCAACTTTTCTGAAGAAACGCTGCATTTAGATCAATATATTCTACATCTGTTTATTCATTTTAATATCGGAATACCATACGACACTTTTCATCCGGGTATTTTTTGCTTTGATTTAACCGATCATTTATTAGAGAAACTGCAAAAGATTAAACGCCATTTGAATTATGAAAACGCAAAATTCAGCTTCCCTATCAGTCTGGCGTTAAAATCGTTAATTACAGATTTGCTCGCAGAACTACCTGAAGAAAGTTGGAATATTCTAACAAAGAATCATCGAATTTTGGAAAGCTTTAATTTTATTGAACAAAATATTAATAAAGATCTGAATAATTCAGTTCTCGCTGAAAATGCAAATATGTCGACGAATGCATTTATTCATTTATTTTCTTCGGAAACAGGTATGTCACCTCAGAAATATATTCGTCAAAAACGGATTAACCAAGCGTGTATTTTGTTACATCATTCAAGTTTCACAATCGATCAAATTGCCTTTAAAACTGGTTTCGCGAACCGCTATCATTTTTCAAAGATTTTTAAAGAAGTTTCCGGTTTATCACCTGCCCGATATAAAAAGGTGTTAGCATAACTTATAACCTGCTAATGCTTCAAGGTATTTTTAGAGAGCGGTGCAAATGTATTTCTGTTTCACTAAAGTCATCTGGTAATTATGCTTCAATAAATGAGAATACTAATCACCAGGAGGTGTCAACATATCATATAACAATGGGATCTCTTCCAGAATTTGACCATATTGATTGATTAACCTGAAAACAAGTGTCGGCTGTTCCCCTGAAGTATTAAAAGTAAATTCTCCGAAGGCAATAAACCTGTCACCTTCATAACCAAACAATTGGTTCTCAGCATTAGGAGCCATGGCATCCGGTCCTGGGACTCCTCCCAAGGTAGCAACTTCAAATTCATAAAATAGATGCCCATTTTTTCGCGGAATGGTAAATGATCTGGCTCCATGTCGATCACCACTAAGCAATAGCACTCCGGAAATTTGATTTCGTTCAATAAACGAGAAAATTTCTTCCCTTGCACCGGCATCCCATGTCCCCCAGGAATCCTTTCCATTTGAAACATAGTCGCTCCACATGGTGCCACTGGTAATAACTTTATAAGGCGCGTCTGAATTCTTTAAAGTAGTTTTCAACCAATCTAGTTGCGCTTGGCCAATATACGCACCGTACTCTCCGCGTTTTGAGATATCGCGGCACGATCTGGTGTCTAACATGATAACCTCAACCGGGCCGATTACAGCATTAAAGTAGATCCCTTCCCCTGGATTCTCAGGATTGTTCCAATTTTCTAACCACACCTCACGAAGTGCTTGTCTGTCAGCATCGGTAAAATTTTCGGGTACGCCACTCAGGTCGTTGTTTAAATAATCATGATCATCCCACGAAGTATATACCGGCACATTTGCCACAAGCTGTTGCCAGGCTTTCGACTGATCCCGAAGCAGATAGTCAGACCGGTGCATGTTGATGTTGTTTTCCCTGTCATCAACAGCAATGTCGCCCAACAAAAGCATACCGTGAGGCTTCCTGTTAAGGATTTGCTTCGTAAGGTTGGGATTGTGTAAGCCAATTTTATGAAAACATGAACCAAAAACTAACCTGAATTCTCCCCGACTTCTTTTTCCAGGAGCCGTAGTAAAATATCCGGTTGCAAGTACTTGCTTTTGGGATAAAATCTCGTAACTGTAGTTTTGACCAGGTGCCAATTCATCAACAACTACTTTTTGAGCCACACCTGGCTGTCCCGCTTTAATCTGGATCACTTTCTCTCTTATTCCGTTTTTGTTTTTTACCAGGAGAAGGAACGGACCTGATGTTGCCGGACGTAACCAAACCGTAACACCGTCTGATTTTAAGTTACCCAGCATCGGATGTCCCAGAAATTCGATCGCATGTTTCTGTGCCGATTCGAGAATCTTGGGATGATCAAAACCAGCATCTGGGTTATCAGCAAAAACAGTCCTGGCATCGAAATAAAACTGTCGGACATTCGTTGGCAGCAGCTCGTAGCTATCCAGTAGTTTCTTATCTATTTCCAAATTTCCAACATGTGCTTCGGGCAGCGTTACCTGGTAACGAGGTTGGACAGTATCCTTACTTTGACCATAACTTTTGGGTGTCAGTAATAGCACTAATAAGAACAAGCTTTGAACGCAAACAAACTCTAAGCTCACAAACAATTTTTTGGTGATTTTTCTCATTAACTTTCCTTTTTACCAATCTAGTTTGATACCATACTCCTTCGGATTAATTCCCCATTTATCAAGCAATACCTTAGCCGCTCTAAGATCATTCTGGTTTCTGCTCAGGTCGGGTAACAATTTCATCATTTCTATCACACCATCGATTACGACTGAACTGGAGTCCTGAATAGCATCAATCGAGTTTAGGGCATAGCAGCGGCCAAACTCCTTGCTGCTTCCTATTACCTCAAGTAGCGCTTTTCTTGCTATATCCTGTTCCCCCCGACTCTAATTCTTTTAGTTGTTTGGAAAATATCTTACTCCATAGTAAATTATCCCGATTAATTGGAAAGATAACTTAAGACGATTATATTCCAAAACAAAATATGAGATATTGTTATGATAATATCATTCTCATCTCTATTAGCAATAAAACCAGTATTTTTTTCTAATTATGACTATCGAATCACCTCATAAGACTGTTTTGCAATTTCCAGTTCTTCATTGGTTGGGATTACAAGTACTTTAGTTTTTGAACGAGCAGTATTGATCTCCCTGATATCCTTGCTACGAACCAAATTTCTTTCTTCATCAATGTGAATACCAAAGTATTCCATCTTTTTGCAAACCAAACTACGAACAAGTTTGTCGTTTTCTCCGATTCCAGCAGTAAAAACCAAGGCATCCAAACCATTCATCGCTGCAACATAACTTCCAATAAAATGTTTAATTCGGTATGCGTACATTTCATAGGCTAGTCTGGCTTTTTTATTACCCTTGAAATAAAGTTCTTCAACATCACGCATATCGCTTTCCCCGGTTAATCCCAACATTCCACTTTTTTGATTTAATATTGCATTTACTTCTTCAACTGTAAAACCTTTTTGTTCTACCAGATAAAAAATTATTGAAGGATCAATACTTCCAGATCGTGTTCCCATAATAAGGCCATTTAATGGCCCTATTCCCATAGATGTATCAATACAAACACCGGCATCAACAGCTGCAATTGAGGCTCCATTTCCTAAATGTATAGTAATAATTTTTGCATCTTTTTTCTCGAGATACCTGGCCGCTTTTTTCGAAACGTATTTATGAGAAGTTCCATGAAAACCGTATTTCCGTATCCCAAAGTCTCTGTATAAAGCCTCCGGAATTGCATAACGATAAGCTTCCTCTGGCATAGTTTGATGAAAAGCGGTATCGAAAACACCTACCTGTTTAGCATTTGGAAAAACCTTTTCTGCCACTTCAACACCTGTTAAGTTAGCCGGATTATGAAGGGGAGCCAAAGCAGAAAGTTCTTTAACTTTTGCTTTAACATCTTCATTAATCACAACAGTTTTGGAAAAAGTTTCTCCACCATGTACTAACCGATGTCCAACCACCTCTATTTCTGAAGGTTCAGCAATAACTCCAATCTCTTTATCTGTAAGCAATTCTGCAACCCGTTTTAATCCCACTGCATGATTGGGTATTGGATGCTCCTCAGTAATTTTCTTTTGCTTACCGCCAACAAAAATTTGATGTTTAATTGCTCCACTATCCAATCCAATCCGTTCCACTAATCCACTTGAAAGCGGTTTCTCAGTCTTCATATCAATTAATTGATACTTAATTGATGAACTCCCTGCATTTACAACTAGTATATTCATATTCGTAAGTTTATTATCACAAGTATTACTACCGCAATTTGAACTCCTTTCACATGTACCAAAGTCCTTTTTCGTGGTCGATTAACTATTTCTATATAGACGTTTGTATTTGAGAAACTTAAAACAACATCTATCAACCGGAAAAGAAGGTCTCCGCGTTATCATTTAGAATTGCGTATTTTTCTTTTTCAGACAAAAATCCAGCATCCTTTGCTACCACATCAACCAATTGTTGATAGGTATATTTTTTCAAGGTTGAAGGGATATCGCTCCCCCAAAGAATTTTTTTAGCGCCAACAATCTCAACAGCCTGTTGAAGTAACTTCAGTGCTTTTGGGCATGGATAATCATCGTTAATAAAAGCTGCTGTGGAAGAAAATCCGAAATACACATTCTCCAGCTCTTTGCCGAGCTGAAGCATTTCATTTCGTCGACCCATTGCGCGCTCATCAATATCATTGCGATAAAATCCCAGGTGTTCAATCAGCATTTTAGTTTCAGTAAAACGTTCTGCTATCGACCTCAAATTTTCAACTTGATAACCGTTATTAAAAATATCGCCAGTATCGATAATTACCCGCAAGCCTAACTTTGCCACAGTTTCCCAAACAACCATCATTTCCTCTCCAACAAGCGAAAATCCGGGATAATTACCCGACCAACCCCACTCTTCGCTTATTTCAAGTTTTAGTGTATTTTGTTTTTCTGAGGCATACTTTTGTATAATATCGCAGGCATCCTTTTTCATAGGATCAACCTGGATGGTCCCTATAAACCGATCAGGATACTTCTCAATAGCCAGATGAATTTCGTCGTTCAATATCCCGATCACCGGATTCTGTAACAATACGGCCTTCGAGACACCGCAAAAGTCCATGTTTTCAATGAGCGTTTCTGCAGTAAACTGGGTATCATGAAAAAATGGAGGTAAGAAATTAATTTCTTCATTCTTCCACAATATTCTACCATATTTTGCAGTGGCTGTTTTTTGGCCTCGCTTGATCCCGTTTATGCCATAAATAATATGGGCGTGGGCATCGAATATTTCAAAAGATTTGTTCATACCGTAATAGTATAACCAATTATTTATCTCCTAACATCTCCATAATGTATGGAGCAACATAGCTTCTTAACACACTTCTAATTTGCACCGGTTTCCCTTTGTCATCAACTGCTACAAAAGTAAAAACTCCTTGCGTAACTTTGTATTCACTAAGATCCTCTCTTGAACGAACAATTAACTCAACACCTATATCAATGGATGCGTTTCCTATCCTGTCAACCTTTGTGTAAACCATAAATACATCTCCATTGTGAATCGGTTTTATGAAATTAAGATTACTAACCGAAACAGTTACAGCCGGAGAGCTTATCACTTCTTCTATCTGAATTGAAGCGGCTTTATCCATTTTAGACATTACCCAACCACCAAATGCAGTGCCGGCATGGTTAAGATCTGTAGGGAATGTTCTTCCTTTCAGAGAGAGTTGTCTCATTTTTTATATGGTTTTAGTTTTCAAAGTGCTAATACTCATCTTTATCTGTGCTAATTGGCTTGTGTGTTTTAAGCCACTCCTGTCCTTCTTTTGTCAGAAAAAAATCCATCCACAAATAGTACATTCGTTTATTCTCATCAACCGATACCCAATGACTGGAACCAATGGGAATATGTAATAAGGAGTATTCTGTAAACTCTGCGGAGGCCCCATCAGCATGAACTACAATGTCATTATCTGTTAGTCCAAGGAAAAGTTGATCGAGCATGGCATGCTTGTGTGCACCAACTTCATCGGGTCCCGGGGCTTCAACCGTGCCAAGTGCAACACGTGGAATAATATCTTCGGGCAGCACGGTTCGGCTAACCGTATTCGGGCTCTTTATTTTTTCTGTGTAAGGCTCACAGTCATCAAATTTGGTAAAATATATGTCATATTTACTGTCATCGGAGAATCCGTTCAGGTCGGCAATATCCTGCTCAGATAGTTTTTTTGTAAAACGCACAAAATGCAACTCCTCCCCTTCCTCAACTTCAATATTGATGCTTTTGTAAGTCATTGGAATCGCAATCGACTCCGACACCAGTTTAAATGAACTTGT
It contains:
- a CDS encoding amidohydrolase family protein, translated to MNKSFEIFDAHAHIIYGINGIKRGQKTATAKYGRILWKNEEINFLPPFFHDTQFTAETLIENMDFCGVSKAVLLQNPVIGILNDEIHLAIEKYPDRFIGTIQVDPMKKDACDIIQKYASEKQNTLKLEISEEWGWSGNYPGFSLVGEEMMVVWETVAKLGLRVIIDTGDIFNNGYQVENLRSIAERFTETKMLIEHLGFYRNDIDERAMGRRNEMLQLGKELENVYFGFSSTAAFINDDYPCPKALKLLQQAVEIVGAKKILWGSDIPSTLKKYTYQQLVDVVAKDAGFLSEKEKYAILNDNAETFFSG
- a CDS encoding hotdog domain-containing protein, producing the protein MRQLSLKGRTFPTDLNHAGTAFGGWVMSKMDKAASIQIEEVISSPAVTVSVSNLNFIKPIHNGDVFMVYTKVDRIGNASIDIGVELIVRSREDLSEYKVTQGVFTFVAVDDKGKPVQIRSVLRSYVAPYIMEMLGDK
- a CDS encoding L-fucose isomerase; translated protein: MANRLIGDLPKVGIRPVIDGRENGVRESLEVQVMELAKAAAAFIESNLRFPSGEKVECVIADTCIGGVAEAAMCASKFKKEGVGVSLTVTPCWCYGTEVMDTDPLLPKAVWGFNGTERPGAVYLAAALAGYTQKGLPTFGIYGRDVQDAGDTSIPADVQEKLLRFVKSALAVAQMKGKSYLSIGYSSMGIAGSMVDSNFFQDYLGIRTEFVESVEILRRIDEGIYDEEEYQKALAWTKANCKEGEDPNAPENQADDARKQVEWETVVKMTLICRDMMIGNQKLIDKGYREEGLGRNAICGGFQGQRQWTDYKPNADFTEAILNSSFDWNGIREAFVFATENDSLNAVPMLFGHLLTNTAQIFSDVRTYWSPDAVKRVTGKELSGLAEGGIIHLINSGSTTLDATAQQRNTEGEPAMKPFWEITEEEAQKCLDNTKWPQAERGYFRGGGYSSQFKTEGEMPVTMSRVNLVKGIGPVLQIAEGWTVELPDEIHTVLDVRTNPTWPTTWFVPKTTGQGAFKDVYSVMANWGANHGAISYGHIGADLITLASMLRIPVSMHNVSEDNIFRPSAWASFGEEKEGSDYRACENYGALYGIK
- a CDS encoding cupin domain-containing protein; this encodes MKFLAALFHKNIASISILIVVLGVCISCSNTPEIVVQQMKMEIPAGEQMLMEELLPGEIADTKIEHIAYVGPTVQKVQLSDENISMFLLVKGNGTLKTDTSSFKLVSESIAIPMTYKSINIEVEEGEELHFVRFTKKLSEQDIADLNGFSDDSKYDIYFTKFDDCEPYTEKIKSPNTVSRTVLPEDIIPRVALGTVEAPGPDEVGAHKHAMLDQLFLGLTDNDIVVHADGASAEFTEYSLLHIPIGSSHWVSVDENKRMYYLWMDFFLTKEGQEWLKTHKPISTDKDEY
- a CDS encoding AraC family transcriptional regulator, which gives rise to MNQQNKMPHTGDPSNVIQHFPKYQIQLLCCRHWWLEKWEFKELSFPYWRIYHNSSSGAVIIYNGKEYQLASNKVIMIPPNTSYATRLYNNRIPKAGYSLKGGRVNTNFSEETLHLDQYILHLFIHFNIGIPYDTFHPGIFCFDLTDHLLEKLQKIKRHLNYENAKFSFPISLALKSLITDLLAELPEESWNILTKNHRILESFNFIEQNINKDLNNSVLAENANMSTNAFIHLFSSETGMSPQKYIRQKRINQACILLHHSSFTIDQIAFKTGFANRYHFSKIFKEVSGLSPARYKKVLA
- a CDS encoding acetate kinase → MNILVVNAGSSSIKYQLIDMKTEKPLSSGLVERIGLDSGAIKHQIFVGGKQKKITEEHPIPNHAVGLKRVAELLTDKEIGVIAEPSEIEVVGHRLVHGGETFSKTVVINEDVKAKVKELSALAPLHNPANLTGVEVAEKVFPNAKQVGVFDTAFHQTMPEEAYRYAIPEALYRDFGIRKYGFHGTSHKYVSKKAARYLEKKDAKIITIHLGNGASIAAVDAGVCIDTSMGIGPLNGLIMGTRSGSIDPSIIFYLVEQKGFTVEEVNAILNQKSGMLGLTGESDMRDVEELYFKGNKKARLAYEMYAYRIKHFIGSYVAAMNGLDALVFTAGIGENDKLVRSLVCKKMEYFGIHIDEERNLVRSKDIREINTARSKTKVLVIPTNEELEIAKQSYEVIR
- a CDS encoding alkaline phosphatase D family protein gives rise to the protein MRKITKKLFVSLEFVCVQSLFLLVLLLTPKSYGQSKDTVQPRYQVTLPEAHVGNLEIDKKLLDSYELLPTNVRQFYFDARTVFADNPDAGFDHPKILESAQKHAIEFLGHPMLGNLKSDGVTVWLRPATSGPFLLLVKNKNGIREKVIQIKAGQPGVAQKVVVDELAPGQNYSYEILSQKQVLATGYFTTAPGKRSRGEFRLVFGSCFHKIGLHNPNLTKQILNRKPHGMLLLGDIAVDDRENNINMHRSDYLLRDQSKAWQQLVANVPVYTSWDDHDYLNNDLSGVPENFTDADRQALREVWLENWNNPENPGEGIYFNAVIGPVEVIMLDTRSCRDISKRGEYGAYIGQAQLDWLKTTLKNSDAPYKVITSGTMWSDYVSNGKDSWGTWDAGAREEIFSFIERNQISGVLLLSGDRHGARSFTIPRKNGHLFYEFEVATLGGVPGPDAMAPNAENQLFGYEGDRFIAFGEFTFNTSGEQPTLVFRLINQYGQILEEIPLLYDMLTPPGD